A DNA window from Niabella yanshanensis contains the following coding sequences:
- a CDS encoding SGNH/GDSL hydrolase family protein, translating to MKYLLTLAAIALIAFQPVKKKKVIFFGDSITQQGAGPNGYIPKVDSLCRQDKLAENFEFVGKGIGGNRVYDLFYRFQEDVLDQKPDIVVVYIGINDVWHKTTSGTGTELSKFGAFYDKMINKMKQAGIQPIMCTPSVIGERNDDSNLQDGDLNFYAKWIREYAAKNNIPLVDLRQSFMSYLDKNNPANEEKGILTTDRVHLNGAGNLLVAQEMWKAVKPLK from the coding sequence ATGAAGTATCTACTGACGCTTGCCGCCATTGCGCTTATTGCTTTCCAGCCCGTTAAAAAGAAAAAAGTAATATTTTTTGGAGATTCTATTACACAGCAGGGAGCCGGTCCCAATGGATATATACCGAAGGTAGATAGTCTTTGCAGGCAGGATAAGCTGGCAGAGAACTTTGAGTTTGTAGGCAAAGGGATAGGCGGTAACCGGGTATACGATCTGTTCTATCGCTTCCAGGAAGATGTACTCGATCAGAAACCGGATATTGTTGTGGTGTATATCGGCATCAATGATGTATGGCATAAAACAACAAGCGGTACGGGAACTGAGCTCAGCAAATTTGGCGCTTTTTATGATAAGATGATCAATAAAATGAAGCAGGCAGGTATACAGCCAATTATGTGTACGCCATCTGTAATCGGCGAAAGAAACGATGACTCTAATTTGCAGGATGGCGACCTGAATTTTTATGCCAAATGGATCCGGGAATATGCAGCGAAAAATAATATACCGTTGGTAGATCTTCGTCAATCGTTTATGAGTTACCTGGATAAGAATAATCCGGCCAATGAAGAAAAGGGGATATTAACCACCGATCGGGTACATCTTAACGGCGCCGGTAATCTATTGGTAGCGCAGGAAATGTGGAAAGCGGTGAAGCCTTTAAAATAA
- the porU2 gene encoding putative type IX secretion system sortase PorU2, which produces MKKLLTILFLLHTMTALAQSFNNEWIDYSKTYYKFKVGSNGLYRIPQSALVAINQANTDVSAFQLWRNGVEVPIYTSGQTGALAAGGFIEFWGEVNDGKADQVLYRNPLDQINNSKSLFTDTAAYFLTVNAAGSNKRLIPTANTIPAGAVAEPYFMHTAGIYLNESIHLGPYEGAVSTPAISASFEGGEGWTSNEINQNQTRTIPQSGLFPFTGSGAPPMQLNMRVVGNSDNSRVVQMKLNNNEVFNTTLNQFNYSRLSGTLPVTALTGASESIQVSNISAVANNRIKIGAIEIVYPRIFNFGGSGNFRFKLPGATATGKYMEIAGFNTSGAPVLYDLSSGKRYDADASNPSLVKIYVLPSIANAEVVLVNTATVKTINNFETRSFIDYSAPANQGNYLMITHQAILNGSGGSQPVEEYRAYRSSQAGGGYNAKIYLIDQLTDQFAYGIKGSPLSVRNFLRFARSHFSTAPKSVFIVGKGVKYTAARYNESNPVTGRLNLIPTFGEPASDKLLAAEGASSIPLTPIGRVPVVNGNEFAIYLEKVKQYEEKLLPQPNPLANSWKKNIAHIVGSDVPGEISQLYAALNFAKNIATDTLYGANVIDFLKSTNAGEQQKAAEAFRSLMNSGVNLVSYFGHSSTEGLVFKLDDPTGYLNQGKYPVFHMMGCNVGDIFILNEARLSNITTFSEKFMFEKERGSIAMMAGTALGFIQSLALYNQELYAELSKTSYGGTLGEMMQKAIVKTFAKQGGEGNRYVRAQCEQYTLNGDPAIRFYQYDKPDYAIEDQMVTVNPSIVSVADPSFIIKAKIANLGKAVNRNVIVELKRTLPDLSTKIIQRDTLPPIRYADSILYQIHIDPLIDKGANQFTITIDPENATSELFETNNTLIKDIFIYEDDIKPVFPANYSIINRQNIVLSASTGNPFAESRNYVIEIDTVRTFNSSFKISQNKISSGGLLEFSPGFTFKDSTVYYWRVAYKSSNANEQPIWNGASFTYMQGTNYGYSQSGYGQLIDNAYSEMGIKSDGSFVYDSLTASLIVTNAITRSPGLLNDVAYQINGLGIQGGYIMNPANGSANPQENSLRFYLINNRSLAPVENADLGASGMYGSYRPLPIAGTHPRLVKYFQFDISTTNARKTVMSFLDSIPNGYYVALTSNQIGSTILPAAWQADTSVLGRNISLYHQLKSIGLSELDLVNSVVPYIFIYQKGKPGPLAQAVGTTVSDKLSVSITVPAYGTTGTVKSPVYPKAKEWKTLVWDGYSVETPSTDNAFLAVLGVDATGRETELIGQVPVSQKRLDLSSLNVQNYAGLRIALQTRDTIDKSPYQLKYWRLYNVPAPEGGIAPNIYFSTKDTVEAGEPLNLGIAFKNVSDHSFDSLALKLSIRDQNNVEHLINVPKIKPLAPGDTVRVNVSVDTRSFGGTNLAYLEVNPEGGHHQLEQYLFNNFVSRNFHVRRDTTNPYLDVTFDGARILNRDIISSKPTIVMKLTDDSKYLLLNNTDLVKVQLKHPDGATRDYKFNNDTLVLTTPGQGGNNANTATVTFKPHLLADGDYELMVSAKDQSGNTAGNLDYRIAFQVINKPMISNLLNYPNPFTSSTAFVFTLTGSDIPQNIRIQILTVTGKIVREITKAELGPLRIGRNITEFKWDGTDQYGQKLGNGVYLYRVLTNLNGRSLDKYSTKDNNTDKYFNKGYGKMVLIR; this is translated from the coding sequence ATGAAGAAGCTGCTGACTATACTTTTCCTGTTGCATACAATGACTGCCCTGGCGCAATCATTTAATAATGAGTGGATCGATTATAGCAAAACCTATTACAAATTTAAAGTGGGATCCAACGGGCTTTACAGGATCCCGCAATCGGCATTGGTGGCCATCAATCAGGCTAATACCGATGTTTCGGCTTTTCAGCTCTGGCGTAACGGGGTAGAAGTGCCCATTTACACTTCCGGTCAAACCGGTGCTTTGGCTGCTGGCGGGTTCATAGAGTTCTGGGGTGAGGTCAACGATGGTAAGGCGGATCAGGTACTATATCGTAATCCGCTGGACCAGATTAACAACAGCAAAAGCTTGTTTACCGACACAGCCGCTTATTTCCTTACTGTAAATGCAGCCGGCAGTAACAAAAGACTTATACCCACAGCTAACACCATACCTGCAGGTGCGGTTGCGGAGCCTTATTTCATGCATACTGCAGGTATTTATCTCAATGAGAGCATACATTTAGGGCCTTATGAAGGTGCTGTGTCAACTCCGGCAATTTCGGCTTCTTTTGAAGGAGGCGAAGGCTGGACCTCGAATGAAATAAATCAAAATCAAACAAGAACAATTCCACAATCCGGATTATTCCCGTTCACTGGTTCTGGCGCTCCTCCAATGCAACTTAATATGCGCGTTGTGGGCAACAGTGACAATAGCCGGGTGGTACAAATGAAATTGAATAATAATGAAGTATTCAATACAACCTTAAACCAATTCAATTATTCCAGATTATCCGGCACCCTGCCTGTTACTGCTTTAACCGGTGCTTCAGAAAGCATTCAGGTATCAAATATATCTGCGGTTGCCAATAATCGTATTAAAATTGGCGCCATTGAAATTGTCTATCCCCGCATTTTCAATTTTGGAGGTTCGGGTAATTTCCGTTTTAAACTACCGGGCGCAACTGCTACCGGCAAGTACATGGAAATTGCCGGCTTTAACACTTCAGGTGCTCCTGTTTTATATGACCTCAGCAGTGGAAAGAGATATGACGCCGATGCCTCTAATCCCTCCCTTGTAAAAATATATGTATTGCCTTCTATAGCCAATGCGGAGGTAGTATTAGTAAATACTGCCACTGTTAAAACGATCAACAATTTCGAAACAAGGAGTTTTATTGATTATTCCGCTCCGGCCAATCAGGGGAATTATTTAATGATCACACATCAAGCCATATTGAACGGATCGGGCGGATCTCAACCTGTTGAGGAATATCGTGCCTATAGAAGCTCTCAGGCTGGTGGAGGTTATAATGCTAAGATATACCTGATTGATCAGTTAACGGATCAATTTGCTTATGGTATTAAAGGAAGCCCTTTGAGTGTAAGGAATTTTCTGAGGTTTGCCCGGAGCCATTTTTCTACTGCTCCCAAAAGTGTGTTTATTGTTGGTAAGGGTGTAAAGTATACTGCGGCCCGATATAATGAGTCTAATCCGGTAACAGGCAGGTTGAATCTCATTCCTACCTTTGGAGAGCCTGCATCAGATAAGCTATTGGCTGCTGAGGGCGCAAGTTCTATTCCCCTAACTCCAATTGGCCGGGTACCTGTAGTAAACGGCAACGAATTTGCAATTTACCTTGAAAAAGTGAAACAGTATGAAGAAAAATTGCTGCCCCAACCGAATCCGCTAGCCAATAGCTGGAAAAAAAATATTGCTCATATAGTCGGTTCTGACGTTCCGGGTGAAATCAGTCAATTATATGCAGCATTGAACTTCGCTAAAAATATTGCTACCGATACTTTATATGGTGCTAATGTTATTGATTTCCTGAAAAGCACCAACGCAGGTGAACAACAAAAAGCAGCTGAAGCATTCAGATCGCTAATGAATAGCGGAGTGAACCTGGTATCCTACTTCGGTCATTCAAGTACCGAAGGGCTTGTCTTTAAACTTGATGACCCAACCGGGTATTTGAACCAGGGTAAATATCCTGTATTCCATATGATGGGGTGCAATGTTGGAGATATTTTTATTTTGAACGAGGCCCGACTTTCCAATATTACCACTTTTTCAGAGAAGTTTATGTTTGAAAAGGAGAGGGGGAGTATTGCTATGATGGCGGGAACGGCGTTGGGTTTTATCCAATCTCTGGCGTTGTATAACCAGGAACTATATGCTGAATTAAGTAAAACAAGCTATGGAGGTACCCTTGGAGAAATGATGCAAAAGGCAATTGTTAAAACTTTTGCAAAGCAGGGTGGTGAGGGAAACAGGTATGTAAGAGCTCAATGTGAGCAGTATACTTTGAACGGAGACCCCGCAATACGTTTCTACCAGTATGACAAGCCGGATTATGCTATCGAGGATCAAATGGTTACGGTTAATCCTTCTATTGTTTCGGTAGCCGATCCGAGCTTCATTATAAAAGCAAAAATTGCTAACCTGGGAAAGGCAGTTAACAGGAATGTGATTGTAGAATTAAAGAGAACGCTGCCTGATCTTTCTACAAAGATAATCCAAAGGGATACATTACCTCCTATACGCTATGCAGATTCAATCTTATATCAAATACATATTGATCCTTTGATTGATAAGGGTGCTAACCAGTTTACGATTACTATCGATCCGGAGAACGCTACTAGTGAATTATTTGAAACCAATAATACACTTATTAAGGATATTTTTATTTACGAAGATGATATTAAACCGGTATTCCCTGCTAATTATTCCATAATAAATCGCCAGAATATAGTGCTTTCTGCTTCAACAGGAAACCCGTTTGCCGAATCAAGAAATTATGTAATAGAGATAGATACGGTGAGAACATTCAATTCATCTTTTAAAATTAGCCAAAATAAAATTTCATCCGGTGGACTTCTTGAATTTAGTCCCGGTTTCACATTTAAGGACAGCACAGTTTATTACTGGCGGGTAGCTTATAAGTCATCAAATGCTAACGAGCAACCTATCTGGAATGGAGCTTCTTTTACCTACATGCAGGGAACGAATTACGGTTACAGTCAATCAGGTTATGGACAGTTAATAGACAATGCTTACAGTGAAATGGGTATTAAAAGCGACGGGAGCTTTGTTTATGATAGCCTGACAGCTTCATTAATCGTTACAAACGCCATTACAAGGTCGCCAGGATTGCTTAATGATGTTGCTTACCAGATAAATGGGTTAGGAATACAGGGAGGATATATTATGAATCCGGCAAATGGGAGTGCCAACCCTCAGGAAAATTCGCTGCGTTTTTATTTAATTAACAACAGATCTCTTGCTCCGGTCGAGAACGCCGATCTGGGGGCAAGTGGTATGTACGGTAGCTATCGCCCCCTTCCCATAGCAGGTACTCATCCAAGGCTGGTGAAGTATTTTCAGTTTGATATATCTACAACCAATGCCAGGAAGACGGTCATGAGCTTTTTAGATTCTATCCCAAATGGCTATTACGTTGCGCTAACAAGCAATCAAATTGGGTCAACAATTTTACCGGCAGCCTGGCAGGCAGACACAAGTGTTCTTGGTAGAAATATTTCGTTATATCACCAGCTTAAGTCTATCGGCCTGTCGGAGTTGGATTTAGTAAACTCTGTAGTTCCTTATATTTTTATTTATCAAAAAGGAAAGCCCGGCCCATTAGCCCAGGCGGTTGGCACTACTGTATCCGATAAGCTAAGTGTGAGTATTACGGTGCCTGCTTATGGAACAACAGGTACGGTAAAATCTCCTGTTTACCCTAAAGCCAAAGAGTGGAAAACATTAGTCTGGGATGGGTATAGTGTTGAAACTCCATCAACGGATAATGCTTTTCTGGCTGTGCTGGGTGTAGATGCAACCGGCCGGGAAACAGAATTAATTGGCCAGGTACCTGTTAGTCAGAAACGATTGGATCTCTCTTCCCTTAATGTACAAAATTATGCAGGCTTAAGAATTGCTTTGCAAACGCGTGATACGATAGATAAAAGCCCCTATCAGCTAAAGTATTGGCGTCTTTATAATGTTCCAGCACCTGAAGGAGGTATTGCTCCCAATATATATTTCAGCACGAAAGACACAGTAGAAGCCGGTGAGCCGCTTAATCTGGGGATAGCCTTTAAAAATGTGAGTGATCATAGTTTTGATAGTTTGGCTCTTAAACTTTCGATTCGTGATCAAAACAATGTAGAACATTTAATAAATGTTCCTAAAATAAAACCCCTGGCACCGGGAGATACTGTTCGGGTGAATGTTTCGGTTGATACCAGGTCCTTCGGTGGAACCAATCTTGCTTACCTGGAAGTGAATCCGGAAGGCGGGCATCACCAGCTTGAACAATATCTGTTTAATAATTTTGTATCCCGGAATTTTCATGTACGAAGAGATACCACCAATCCCTATCTGGATGTAACTTTTGATGGCGCGCGTATTCTTAACAGGGATATTATTTCCAGTAAGCCCACTATCGTGATGAAGCTTACTGACGACTCTAAGTATCTGCTGTTGAATAATACCGACCTGGTAAAAGTACAATTGAAACATCCTGATGGTGCAACGCGCGATTATAAGTTTAACAATGATACTTTAGTGTTAACCACTCCGGGTCAGGGCGGTAATAATGCCAACACCGCTACGGTAACCTTTAAGCCCCACCTCCTGGCAGACGGAGATTATGAATTAATGGTTAGTGCAAAAGACCAAAGCGGAAATACTGCGGGTAATCTCGACTACAGGATCGCATTCCAGGTGATCAACAAACCCATGATCTCTAACTTACTCAACTATCCTAACCCTTTTACAAGTTCGACCGCATTTGTATTTACTTTAACCGGTTCTGATATTCCACAGAATATCAGAATCCAGATATTAACGGTAACCGGTAAGATCGTTCGTGAAATTACCAAGGCTGAATTGGGGCCGTTGCGTATTGGGAGGAATATCACCGAATTTAAATGGGATGGAACCGATCAATATGGTCAAAAACTGGGCAATGGTGTGTACCTGTACCGGGTGCTTACTA
- the tyrS gene encoding tyrosine--tRNA ligase, with amino-acid sequence MDLIKELKWRGMVQDMIPGTDEQLKKEITTGYIGFDPTATSLHIGSLVPILLLVHMQKAGHKPIALVGGATGMIGDPSGKSEERNLLNEAQLAENVAGIKAQLEKYLDFDASKPNAALMVNNYDWFKTISFIDFLRDAGKHITVNYMMAKDSVKKRFEGEVGISYTEFAYQMMQGYDFYHLFKENNCKLQMGGSDQWGNITTGTEFVRRKVQGEAFAFTCPLIRKADGTKFGKTESGNVWLDPERTTPYQFYQFWLNASDADAENWIKIFTFLDEPTINQLIEEHKKDAAKRLLQKVLAKEVTTFVHGSEAYDQAIATTEKLFADQNKPAEEMSIEDLEGMAGIVKSTIGKDVIAKGIDIVSLLADAKITTSKGEARKLVQGGGVQLNRRKVEDAQLSVSNDNLLHNKYLLLQKGKKNYYLVEIIG; translated from the coding sequence ATGGATTTAATAAAAGAGCTGAAATGGCGAGGAATGGTGCAGGATATGATTCCTGGTACCGATGAACAACTGAAAAAAGAAATTACAACTGGTTATATCGGGTTTGATCCAACAGCCACCAGTCTGCATATTGGCAGCCTGGTACCTATCCTGCTTTTGGTACATATGCAAAAAGCAGGACACAAACCTATCGCCCTTGTGGGTGGCGCTACGGGTATGATCGGCGATCCCAGCGGTAAAAGTGAGGAACGAAACCTGTTGAATGAAGCACAATTGGCTGAAAATGTAGCGGGCATTAAAGCTCAGCTGGAAAAATACCTGGATTTTGATGCATCAAAGCCTAATGCGGCCCTGATGGTTAACAACTACGATTGGTTTAAAACCATTTCGTTTATAGATTTTCTACGGGATGCCGGAAAACACATCACGGTAAACTACATGATGGCGAAGGACAGCGTGAAAAAGCGCTTTGAGGGAGAAGTTGGCATCAGCTACACAGAATTCGCTTATCAGATGATGCAGGGATACGACTTTTACCATCTGTTTAAAGAAAACAACTGTAAACTGCAAATGGGCGGCAGCGATCAATGGGGTAATATTACCACCGGTACCGAGTTTGTACGCCGGAAGGTTCAGGGAGAAGCTTTTGCATTTACCTGCCCGCTGATCAGAAAAGCCGACGGTACTAAATTCGGCAAAACAGAAAGCGGCAATGTTTGGTTAGACCCTGAACGTACTACTCCCTACCAGTTTTACCAGTTTTGGCTAAACGCCAGCGACGCTGATGCAGAGAACTGGATCAAAATATTTACCTTTTTAGATGAGCCAACCATCAATCAGCTCATCGAAGAACATAAAAAAGACGCTGCAAAACGCCTGCTACAAAAGGTTTTAGCCAAAGAGGTGACAACTTTCGTACATGGATCCGAAGCTTATGATCAGGCAATTGCTACTACAGAAAAGCTTTTTGCGGATCAAAACAAACCTGCCGAAGAAATGAGCATTGAAGACCTGGAAGGTATGGCCGGGATTGTGAAATCTACTATCGGCAAAGATGTTATCGCCAAGGGAATCGATATTGTAAGCCTTTTAGCTGATGCAAAAATTACCACCAGCAAAGGAGAAGCCCGCAAACTGGTTCAGGGAGGTGGCGTACAGCTCAATCGCAGGAAAGTAGAGGATGCTCAGCTATCGGTAAGCAACGACAACCTGTTGCACAACAAGTACCTGTTACTTCAGAAAGGAAAGAAAAATTACTACCTGGTTGAGATTATTGGATAA
- a CDS encoding putative type IX sorting system protein PorV2 produces MPFVSIFLAIQICYQPVVAQFRKYSNEFLNIGAGARGLAMGGAQAASVADGTAGYWNPAGLVNVQGRTEVNLMHSEYFAGIGKYDFANVAIPTTNEKRVLGLSAMRFAVDDIPNTLFLVNPDGSLNYNNIQTFSSADYAFLLSYGQNLKKTENSMVNFGANAKVIYRNVGKFAQAWGFGLDAGLQVFKDKWRFGIVAKDITSTFNTWTFNFTEKEKEVLYLTNNDIPVKSSELTAPRLTLAASRLFTIGKTSTVLAETDFDLTFDGKRNTVVSSDAVSIDPKVGLEYGYKNIFFVRGGINNFQQGLADGDTLNQKKVWIYQPSVGVGFRVRSVVIDYAFANLANQSNPLFTHVFSLRLDLNREKKSSVF; encoded by the coding sequence ATACCCTTTGTAAGCATATTTCTGGCAATTCAAATCTGCTACCAGCCGGTTGTCGCGCAGTTTAGAAAATATTCCAACGAGTTTTTGAATATTGGCGCCGGAGCCCGTGGACTGGCGATGGGGGGAGCCCAGGCTGCGTCAGTAGCTGATGGAACGGCCGGTTACTGGAACCCGGCGGGATTAGTGAATGTGCAGGGCCGAACCGAAGTAAATTTGATGCACTCCGAGTACTTTGCAGGCATCGGTAAATATGATTTTGCCAATGTAGCCATACCTACTACCAATGAAAAAAGGGTATTGGGGCTTTCTGCTATGAGGTTTGCCGTGGATGATATACCTAATACGCTTTTCCTGGTAAACCCCGACGGGTCGCTCAATTATAATAATATCCAGACTTTTTCTTCGGCCGACTATGCGTTTCTTTTATCGTATGGACAAAACCTCAAAAAGACTGAGAATAGTATGGTGAATTTTGGCGCCAATGCCAAGGTGATCTATCGGAATGTGGGAAAATTTGCGCAGGCCTGGGGCTTTGGTCTGGATGCCGGTTTACAGGTGTTTAAAGATAAATGGAGATTTGGCATAGTGGCGAAGGACATCACCAGTACCTTTAATACCTGGACCTTTAATTTTACTGAAAAAGAAAAAGAAGTATTATATCTCACCAATAACGATATCCCGGTAAAATCGTCAGAGCTTACCGCACCAAGATTGACGTTAGCGGCATCACGCTTATTCACCATTGGTAAAACCTCTACCGTTCTCGCAGAAACTGATTTTGACCTGACTTTTGATGGTAAGCGCAATACGGTTGTGAGCAGTGATGCCGTAAGTATTGATCCTAAAGTAGGACTGGAATATGGATACAAAAATATCTTTTTCGTGAGAGGAGGCATTAATAATTTTCAACAGGGATTAGCCGATGGAGACACACTGAACCAGAAAAAGGTTTGGATCTATCAGCCCAGTGTGGGTGTAGGTTTCAGGGTTAGGTCTGTTGTAATTGACTACGCATTTGCCAACCTGGCCAATCAGTCTAATCCATTATTTACCCACGTATTCTCGCTTAGATTAGATTTGAACCGCGAAAAGAAATCCTCGGTATTTTAA
- a CDS encoding sulfite exporter TauE/SafE family protein, whose protein sequence is MQALFNDYSLTNWVLLALSAFFIGLAKAGLKGIDMLNVTLMAIVLGGKASTGVVLPLLCAADLMAVKYYHRHAEWKHFWKLIPWMVVGVLVGVFAGQHMNEAVFRKIMATIIVITVIIMLYLEVRKTMIVPSNKFFVSGMGLISGFTTMIGNLAGAFANIYFLAMRMPKNNFIGTAAWVFLAINFFKLPFQVFVWKNVTVDSLKTDALLLPALLVGFLLGIKIVSLIKDTSYRRLIIVLTFIGAIFIFLKK, encoded by the coding sequence TTGCAAGCGTTATTTAATGATTACTCCTTAACTAACTGGGTGCTGCTCGCATTATCCGCCTTTTTTATAGGGCTGGCTAAAGCCGGGTTAAAAGGGATCGATATGCTGAATGTAACCCTGATGGCGATAGTGCTGGGCGGCAAGGCATCGACAGGTGTGGTACTTCCTTTATTATGCGCAGCCGATCTGATGGCGGTAAAGTATTATCACCGCCATGCAGAATGGAAGCATTTCTGGAAACTGATTCCCTGGATGGTGGTTGGGGTGCTGGTAGGTGTTTTTGCTGGTCAGCACATGAACGAAGCAGTATTCAGGAAAATAATGGCTACGATTATTGTGATAACCGTGATCATTATGTTGTACCTGGAAGTCAGGAAAACAATGATCGTTCCGTCTAATAAATTCTTTGTGTCCGGCATGGGATTGATTTCAGGTTTTACCACCATGATCGGCAACCTTGCCGGTGCTTTCGCTAATATTTATTTTTTAGCGATGCGCATGCCCAAGAACAATTTTATCGGTACGGCTGCATGGGTGTTCCTGGCCATTAATTTTTTTAAGCTTCCCTTCCAGGTATTCGTCTGGAAAAATGTAACGGTAGATAGTTTGAAGACCGATGCTTTGCTCTTGCCTGCTCTGTTAGTTGGTTTTCTATTAGGTATTAAAATTGTTTCATTAATAAAAGATACCAGCTACCGGCGATTGATTATTGTGCTCACCTTTATAGGCGCTATTTTTATTTTTCTGAAGAAATAA